A region from the Sphingopyxis lindanitolerans genome encodes:
- a CDS encoding MFS transporter, which produces MSAETAPSTTQAERDARELYEDDHRISPAEIAIGVIIGRTSEFFDFFVFAIASVLVFPKLVFPQFDPLTGTLWSFAIFALAFLARPVGTMIFSGIDRVYGRGAKLTIALFLLGGSTAAIAFLPGYETAGIGAALLLALFRMGQGVALGGSWDGLASLLAINAPEGKRGWYAMIPQLGAPLGLIVASLLFMFLIAALPAQDFLDWGWRYPFFVAFAINVVALFARLRIVVTPEYAALFEDRDLEPAKLTETLRSEWRIIAMGAFAPLASFALFHMVTVFPLSWVFLFTEETPVRFLMIEAVAAVFGVFAIIASGYLADRFGRRTLLGVTAAAIAAYSGFAPQLLGAGEAGEAAFMVLGFILLGFSFGQSSGALSSNFDPRHRYTGSALTSDLAWLFGAGFAPMVALWLSSQFGLIAAGAYLLSGAIGTLVALWLNHELARTID; this is translated from the coding sequence ATGTCTGCCGAAACCGCGCCGTCCACCACCCAGGCCGAACGCGATGCCCGCGAGCTCTACGAAGACGATCATCGCATTTCACCCGCCGAGATCGCGATCGGGGTGATCATAGGGCGGACGTCGGAGTTTTTCGACTTTTTCGTCTTTGCGATCGCGTCGGTGCTGGTGTTCCCCAAGCTGGTCTTCCCCCAGTTCGATCCGCTCACGGGCACGCTCTGGTCGTTCGCGATCTTCGCGCTCGCTTTCCTCGCCCGCCCGGTGGGGACGATGATCTTCTCGGGAATCGACCGCGTCTATGGCCGCGGCGCCAAGCTGACGATCGCGTTGTTCCTGCTCGGCGGCTCAACCGCCGCGATCGCCTTCCTGCCCGGCTATGAGACGGCGGGCATCGGCGCCGCGCTGCTCCTCGCCCTCTTCCGCATGGGTCAGGGCGTCGCGCTCGGCGGCTCGTGGGACGGGCTCGCCTCGCTGCTTGCGATCAACGCGCCCGAGGGCAAGCGCGGCTGGTATGCGATGATCCCGCAATTGGGCGCGCCACTCGGCCTGATCGTCGCAAGCCTGCTCTTCATGTTCCTGATCGCCGCGCTGCCGGCACAGGATTTCCTCGACTGGGGCTGGCGCTATCCCTTCTTCGTCGCCTTCGCGATCAACGTCGTCGCGCTGTTCGCGCGGCTGCGCATCGTCGTGACCCCCGAATATGCCGCATTGTTCGAGGATCGCGACCTCGAACCCGCGAAACTGACCGAGACGCTGCGTTCCGAATGGCGGATCATCGCGATGGGTGCCTTCGCCCCGCTCGCCAGCTTTGCCCTCTTTCACATGGTCACCGTATTCCCGCTGTCGTGGGTGTTCCTGTTCACCGAGGAAACCCCGGTGCGCTTCCTGATGATCGAGGCCGTCGCCGCGGTCTTCGGCGTGTTCGCGATCATCGCGTCGGGCTATCTCGCCGACCGCTTCGGGCGCCGCACATTGCTCGGCGTCACCGCCGCCGCGATCGCGGCCTACAGCGGCTTCGCGCCGCAGCTTCTCGGCGCGGGCGAGGCGGGCGAGGCCGCGTTCATGGTCCTCGGCTTCATCCTCCTCGGTTTCTCCTTCGGCCAGTCGTCGGGGGCGCTGTCGTCGAATTTCGACCCGCGCCACCGCTACACCGGATCGGCGCTCACCTCCGACCTCGCCTGGCTGTTCGGCGCGGGCTTCGCGCCGATGGTCGCGCTGTGGCTGTCGAGCCAGTTCGGGCTGATCGCGGCGGGCGCCTATCTGTTGTCGGGCGCGATCGGGACGCTCGTCGCGCTGTGGCTCAACCACGAGCTGGCGCGGACGATCGATTGA
- the mobA gene encoding molybdenum cofactor guanylyltransferase, with protein sequence MTPAPSIAGVVLAGGASSRFGRDKAEEMYRGCKLIDWSIAALTPCCAAIYVAGRAHDACASVPDRPRAGLGPLGGLAGALTAARERGFTRLLSLPCDTPHLPEGLLERLCRSDGAAFVRACPVIGIWPSADADRLADWLEKDGPRAMRAWADAIGAQAVETDSPIININRTTDFARLAQN encoded by the coding sequence TTGACGCCTGCGCCGTCCATCGCGGGCGTCGTCCTCGCGGGCGGCGCCTCGTCGCGCTTTGGCCGCGACAAGGCCGAGGAAATGTACCGGGGCTGCAAGCTGATCGACTGGTCGATCGCGGCGCTTACCCCCTGTTGCGCGGCGATCTATGTTGCGGGCCGCGCCCATGACGCCTGCGCAAGCGTGCCCGACCGGCCGCGCGCCGGGCTGGGGCCGCTCGGCGGGCTGGCGGGCGCGCTGACGGCGGCGCGCGAGCGAGGATTTACGCGGCTGCTGTCGCTGCCCTGCGACACGCCGCATCTTCCCGAAGGATTGCTCGAACGACTCTGCCGATCGGACGGCGCCGCTTTTGTCCGCGCCTGCCCGGTCATCGGCATCTGGCCAAGCGCCGACGCCGACCGGCTCGCGGACTGGCTGGAGAAGGACGGACCGCGCGCGATGCGCGCCTGGGCCGACGCAATCGGGGCGCAGGCGGTTGAAACCGACAGCCCGATCATCAATATCAACCGGACGACGGATTTCGCGCGGCTGGCTCAAAATTAG
- a CDS encoding ROK family protein gives MTDRIALVEAGGTKFIIGVARGDRAIEARTRIATTAPDETIGAAIDWLRAVGGDYAAVGIASFGPLDLDPGSPTWGQITRTTKPGWSGAAMAAPFARALGCPVAIDTDVNGAALAEYRWGAGRGCGSALYLTVGTGIGGGAVTGGRLVHGVSHPEMGHIRMPRHLDDWSFGGICPFHGDCLEGLASGPAIEARWGASLSYLPAEHPAHAIIAWYLAQAITSFRAILAPERIILGGGVMKTPVLLDRIRDAAVTAAGGYFTGVAEEMIVTPALGGDAGLLGALALTEVEGNLRAVVREGRGSNFEPAARNPSSG, from the coding sequence ATGACGGACAGGATAGCGCTGGTCGAGGCGGGCGGGACGAAATTCATCATCGGAGTCGCGCGCGGCGATCGCGCGATCGAGGCGCGCACGCGCATCGCGACGACGGCGCCCGACGAGACCATCGGCGCCGCGATCGACTGGCTACGTGCGGTCGGCGGCGATTATGCCGCGGTCGGCATCGCCTCGTTCGGCCCACTCGACCTCGATCCGGGGTCGCCGACCTGGGGCCAAATCACGCGGACCACCAAGCCCGGCTGGAGCGGCGCGGCGATGGCGGCGCCCTTTGCGCGCGCGCTCGGCTGTCCGGTCGCGATCGATACCGACGTCAACGGCGCCGCGCTCGCCGAATATCGCTGGGGCGCGGGGCGGGGGTGCGGTTCGGCGCTCTACCTGACCGTCGGGACCGGGATCGGCGGCGGCGCGGTGACCGGAGGGCGGCTGGTTCACGGCGTCTCGCATCCCGAGATGGGGCATATCCGCATGCCGCGCCACCTGGACGATTGGAGTTTCGGCGGCATCTGCCCTTTCCACGGCGATTGCCTCGAAGGGCTGGCGAGCGGTCCGGCGATCGAGGCGCGGTGGGGAGCGTCGCTTTCCTACCTGCCCGCGGAGCATCCGGCGCACGCCATCATCGCCTGGTATCTGGCGCAGGCGATCACCAGCTTTCGGGCGATTCTCGCGCCCGAACGGATCATCCTGGGCGGTGGCGTAATGAAGACGCCCGTGCTGCTTGATCGGATACGGGACGCGGCGGTGACGGCCGCGGGCGGATATTTCACGGGCGTTGCCGAAGAGATGATCGTGACGCCCGCGCTCGGCGGCGATGCTGGACTGCTTGGCGCGCTGGCCCTGACCGAGGTTGAAGGCAATCTGCGCGCCGTGGTCCGCGAAGGGCGGGGGTCTAATTTTGAGCCAGCCGCGCGAAATCCGTCGTCCGGTTGA
- a CDS encoding helicase HerA domain-containing protein translates to MDSSIEIGTDDRGSAVHVNVQELLATRLLVQGNSGSGKSHLLRRLLEESAGLVQQIVIDPEGDFVTLADRYSHIVVNAGDYSEREIAAMGARIREHRASVIVALDTLDIEAQMSCAAIFLNALFDAPREHWFPALVVVDEAQMFAPSASGDVSDTVRRASLSAMTNLMCRGRKRGLAGAIATQRLAKLAKNVAAEASNFLMGRTFLDIDMARAADLLGMERRQAEAIRDLERGHFLGLGPAISRRPVAVKIGATKTATRAGTHSLLPLPSAGQQDMRTMLFAELETQPLPTPPPAPKPIAAHELIQRFAEQEADDTDASAAETALLPEVAAPDPEPAIIAALHDMLADSDCAFHPESFLYQDFSVRCRMQRLGRVPLDLTQFRKRFALAKGGIFDPADDKWRDLLSAADRLPDDMLAPFVQIARAAIEGSPCPDDDALGRAYGTRSPGRIRRLVDYMEKQGAIVVRSDFGGRRSIGIPELGLSTEAE, encoded by the coding sequence GTGGACAGCAGCATCGAAATCGGAACCGACGACCGGGGCAGCGCCGTTCACGTCAATGTGCAGGAACTGCTGGCGACGCGCCTGCTCGTCCAGGGCAATTCGGGCTCGGGAAAATCGCACCTGCTGCGCCGCCTGCTCGAGGAAAGCGCGGGTCTCGTCCAGCAGATCGTGATCGATCCCGAGGGCGATTTCGTCACTCTCGCCGACCGTTACAGCCACATCGTCGTCAACGCGGGCGATTATAGCGAGCGCGAGATCGCGGCGATGGGCGCGCGCATCCGCGAACATCGCGCGTCGGTAATCGTCGCGCTCGACACGCTCGACATCGAGGCACAGATGAGCTGCGCCGCTATCTTCCTGAACGCGTTGTTCGACGCCCCGCGCGAACATTGGTTTCCCGCCCTCGTCGTCGTTGACGAGGCGCAGATGTTCGCGCCTAGCGCGTCGGGCGACGTCTCCGACACCGTCCGCCGCGCCAGCCTGTCGGCGATGACCAACCTGATGTGCCGCGGCCGCAAACGCGGCCTTGCGGGTGCGATCGCGACCCAGCGGCTCGCCAAGCTCGCCAAGAATGTCGCCGCCGAGGCGAGCAATTTCCTGATGGGGCGCACCTTCCTCGACATCGACATGGCGCGCGCCGCCGACCTGCTCGGCATGGAGCGGCGGCAGGCCGAGGCCATCCGCGACCTCGAACGCGGCCATTTCCTCGGGCTCGGCCCCGCGATCTCTCGGCGCCCGGTCGCGGTCAAGATCGGCGCGACCAAGACCGCGACCCGCGCCGGAACCCACAGCCTGCTCCCCCTGCCCAGCGCCGGGCAACAGGATATGCGCACAATGCTGTTCGCCGAGCTTGAAACGCAGCCTCTGCCGACCCCGCCCCCTGCCCCCAAACCGATCGCCGCGCACGAACTGATCCAGCGCTTTGCCGAGCAGGAGGCCGACGACACCGACGCAAGCGCGGCCGAAACCGCGCTTTTGCCCGAGGTCGCCGCGCCCGACCCCGAACCCGCGATCATCGCGGCGCTGCACGATATGCTCGCCGATTCCGACTGCGCCTTTCATCCCGAATCTTTTCTCTATCAGGATTTCTCGGTGCGCTGCCGGATGCAGCGGCTTGGCCGCGTCCCGCTCGACCTCACGCAGTTTCGCAAACGCTTCGCGCTCGCCAAGGGCGGCATTTTCGACCCTGCCGACGACAAATGGCGCGATCTCCTCAGCGCGGCAGACCGACTGCCCGACGACATGCTCGCCCCGTTCGTCCAGATTGCGCGCGCCGCGATCGAGGGCAGCCCCTGCCCCGACGACGACGCGCTCGGCCGCGCCTATGGCACGCGCTCGCCGGGCCGTATCCGGCGGCTCGTCGACTATATGGAAAAACAGGGCGCGATCGTCGTCCGCTCGGACTTCGGCGGCAGGCGGTCGATCGGCATCCCCGAACTTGGCCTGAGCACCGAAGCCGAATGA
- a CDS encoding TMEM165/GDT1 family protein, producing the protein MEALFTSTAVVALAEIGDKTQLLAILLATRFNRPVPIILGIFFATIANHALAALLGASAAAFLDSPVFRYAIGLSFVAMAAWTLIPDKFEDDDTPKPRFGAFLTTLVAFFLVEMGDKTQIATIALGAQYHNVVAVTTGTTLGMMIANVPAIFLGNELLKRVDLKKVRMVAAALFLVIGLWVLAQTAGWVG; encoded by the coding sequence ATGGAAGCCCTGTTTACCTCGACCGCCGTCGTTGCGCTCGCCGAGATCGGCGACAAGACGCAACTGCTCGCGATTCTGCTCGCGACACGTTTTAACCGGCCGGTGCCGATCATCCTCGGCATATTCTTCGCGACGATCGCCAATCATGCGCTCGCGGCGCTGCTCGGCGCGTCGGCAGCGGCGTTTCTCGACAGCCCGGTCTTTCGCTACGCGATCGGCCTGTCGTTCGTCGCGATGGCGGCGTGGACGCTGATCCCCGACAAGTTCGAGGATGACGACACGCCGAAGCCGCGTTTCGGGGCGTTCCTGACGACGCTGGTTGCCTTCTTCCTGGTCGAGATGGGCGACAAGACGCAGATCGCGACGATCGCGCTCGGCGCCCAATATCATAATGTCGTCGCGGTCACGACGGGGACAACGCTGGGGATGATGATTGCGAACGTCCCGGCGATCTTCCTCGGCAACGAGCTGCTGAAGCGCGTCGACCTCAAGAAGGTGCGGATGGTCGCGGCGGCACTGTTCCTCGTCATCGGCCTGTGGGTGCTCGCGCAGACTGCGGGTTGGGTCGGCTAG
- a CDS encoding translocation/assembly module TamB domain-containing protein yields the protein MAEETASATESKKAAARPSLSIRVAKGVGAALLGLFALIALFLVGLNSDAGRRFVATQIEKYEFKNGMKIGIGRLDGSLFSEMVVRNFTLSDPKGVFVRSPEVRIDWRPFAYLNNHIDVRSATAKTLVVEKLPAFKPVPDTGEPLLPDIDIDVRTLRIDRLVFEPAITGERQVATLSGKIAIADRRAQVSGHAETIGSKTKGDRLALLLDAVPDKNRLAMTLDLNAPQGGVLAAMGGYKQPLTAKLSGRGDWKRWDGSLAANLGAAPLARLALTGRDGTFAVKGTTQASRLFAAGPVASLLSRETAVDVTARLDKRKADLDGRLSSDAFRLGISGGVDLGESRYNALNLAFVLLRPDALAPNLRGNGLRATAKLDGAFGLPTVEYQANANALVVNDIIVETLSLAGRARVDADQIYIPVAGRVARIRGLDTVAGGTLAQVRLDGDLAYKDGRILSDNLRLRSPRIDAKAIVIADLNKGFYTGAIDGRVNDYRIESVGLFDIDTNADLKTAPRGGFEIVGKVRARSTRLFNSGVRDFLGGNATLSSDVRYGTDGITRFANLRLAAPRLRVTGGQGSYAPNGQIQLAARAHSTDYGPVGVQLAGTISDPRAVVTADRPGLGIGLANLVAKINGAPNGYRLAATGDTDYGPLAADVVLLTAAGPLTIDIERGDLSGIGFHGRLVKSAAGPFEGRLDASGQGLGGLVRLSGKGPYQAAAINVRANHVVLPGAAKLAVGSAIIDADVILYDQPHIVADIQIADTQIRSYDIAVGRVKIDYAGGRGRAQALVEGESGVPFRIAANADLQPDLWRASVQGRATGVNFRTTSPARIIPHGDSYELMPTTIDLGRGSRARIAGRFGEGIMLQSRLDRANMAVVNAIYPGLGLGGRATGSIDFAQANADAFPRADARLTITDFTRTTAATVSQPVDINFAGKLLSDGGEARAVVRKRGSVIGRLQASLRPLGPGAGDWTERLRAAPLSGGLRYNGPADTLYSFAGPANQGISGPIAVAADFSCQLSDPCLNGVIRGNGMTYENQAFGTRLTNMVVNGRFAGNRLEIEKLTATAGDGSVQATGYVSLSQADGYPMNLTATLDNARLARSENIAARATGTLTLEKVAGQAALLSGDLKLPETRYRIVREGAAAVPVLTGVRRKAPTGRRRISGDGLAAVGGSLFDLIRLDIRLRAGDQIHVTGMGLESEWQADVQLKGTTLDPRVTGQIDLVRGTLSFAGRSFDLEEGRVTFPTGDAYDPALQLLASDTFDNVTVSVNVSGRASNPQVSFSSVPGLPQDEIVSRILFGDSITSLSPLQAVQLAASLNTLSSGGGGLNPLGALQSAAGIDRLRVLGPDDTTGRGTALAAGQYITKDIYLEVITDARGYTATQLEISLTRALSLLSQAGGSGQTNFSIRYRKDY from the coding sequence ATGGCGGAGGAAACGGCCAGCGCGACCGAAAGCAAAAAGGCGGCGGCGAGGCCGTCGCTGTCGATCCGGGTCGCCAAGGGGGTGGGCGCCGCGTTGCTCGGCCTCTTCGCGCTGATCGCGCTTTTTCTCGTCGGGCTGAACAGCGACGCCGGACGGCGCTTCGTCGCGACGCAGATCGAAAAATATGAGTTTAAGAACGGGATGAAGATCGGCATCGGCCGGCTCGACGGATCCTTGTTCAGCGAGATGGTGGTGCGCAATTTCACCCTCTCCGATCCGAAGGGCGTCTTTGTGCGCTCGCCCGAAGTGCGGATCGACTGGCGGCCGTTCGCTTATCTGAACAATCATATCGATGTCCGCTCGGCGACCGCGAAGACATTGGTGGTCGAGAAACTGCCGGCTTTCAAGCCGGTGCCCGACACTGGCGAGCCGCTGCTGCCCGATATCGACATCGACGTGCGGACGCTGCGAATCGACCGGCTGGTCTTCGAGCCCGCGATCACGGGCGAGCGACAGGTCGCGACGCTGAGCGGCAAGATCGCGATCGCCGATCGCCGCGCGCAGGTGAGCGGACACGCCGAGACGATCGGAAGCAAGACGAAGGGCGACAGGCTGGCGCTGCTGCTCGACGCGGTGCCCGACAAAAACCGGCTGGCGATGACGCTCGACCTCAACGCACCGCAGGGCGGCGTGCTCGCGGCGATGGGCGGGTATAAGCAGCCGCTGACCGCCAAGCTCAGCGGGCGCGGCGACTGGAAGCGCTGGGACGGTTCGCTGGCGGCCAACCTCGGCGCCGCGCCGCTCGCCCGGCTGGCGCTGACCGGGCGCGACGGGACGTTTGCGGTCAAGGGCACGACGCAGGCGTCGCGGCTGTTCGCCGCAGGGCCGGTCGCCTCGCTGCTGAGCCGCGAGACCGCGGTCGACGTCACCGCGCGGCTCGACAAGCGCAAGGCCGACCTCGACGGGCGGCTGTCGTCGGATGCGTTCCGCCTCGGCATCAGCGGCGGCGTCGATCTGGGTGAGAGCCGCTATAACGCGCTCAATCTCGCCTTCGTGCTGCTACGCCCCGACGCGCTCGCCCCGAACCTGCGCGGCAATGGCCTGCGCGCCACCGCGAAACTCGACGGCGCATTCGGCCTGCCGACGGTCGAGTATCAGGCGAACGCCAATGCCCTCGTCGTCAATGATATCATCGTCGAGACGCTGAGCCTCGCAGGCAGGGCGCGGGTCGATGCCGACCAGATATATATTCCCGTCGCGGGCCGCGTTGCGCGGATTCGCGGGCTCGACACCGTCGCGGGCGGGACGCTGGCGCAGGTGCGGCTCGACGGCGATCTCGCGTACAAGGATGGGCGCATCCTCAGCGACAATCTGCGCCTGCGCTCGCCGCGCATCGACGCGAAGGCGATCGTGATTGCCGACCTGAACAAGGGTTTCTACACCGGCGCGATCGACGGGCGGGTCAATGATTATCGGATCGAGAGTGTCGGCCTGTTCGACATCGACACCAACGCCGACCTGAAGACCGCGCCGCGCGGCGGGTTCGAGATCGTCGGCAAGGTGCGCGCGCGATCGACGCGACTGTTCAATTCGGGGGTGCGCGATTTCCTGGGGGGCAATGCGACCCTGAGCAGCGACGTGCGCTACGGCACCGACGGGATCACTCGCTTCGCTAATTTGCGGCTCGCCGCGCCGCGCTTGCGCGTTACCGGCGGGCAGGGGAGCTATGCACCGAACGGGCAGATTCAACTCGCGGCGCGCGCGCATTCGACCGACTATGGTCCCGTCGGCGTCCAGCTTGCGGGAACGATCAGCGATCCGCGCGCGGTGGTCACCGCCGACCGGCCGGGGCTCGGCATCGGGCTCGCCAATCTGGTCGCGAAGATCAACGGCGCGCCGAACGGCTATCGCCTCGCCGCCACCGGCGACACCGACTATGGCCCGCTCGCCGCCGACGTCGTGTTGCTGACCGCCGCCGGGCCGCTGACGATCGATATCGAGCGCGGCGACCTGTCGGGGATCGGCTTCCACGGTCGGCTGGTGAAGAGCGCCGCGGGCCCGTTCGAGGGACGGCTCGACGCATCGGGCCAGGGGCTGGGCGGGCTCGTCCGGCTGAGCGGCAAGGGGCCATATCAGGCGGCGGCGATCAATGTGCGCGCGAACCATGTCGTGCTGCCCGGCGCCGCGAAGCTCGCGGTCGGGTCGGCGATCATCGACGCCGACGTCATCCTCTATGACCAGCCGCATATCGTCGCCGACATCCAGATCGCCGACACCCAGATCCGCAGTTACGACATCGCGGTCGGCCGCGTGAAGATCGATTATGCGGGCGGACGTGGCCGGGCGCAGGCGCTTGTCGAGGGTGAGAGCGGTGTGCCCTTCCGTATCGCCGCCAACGCCGATTTGCAGCCCGACCTGTGGCGCGCGTCGGTACAGGGCCGCGCGACCGGGGTCAATTTCCGCACCACCTCGCCGGCGCGGATCATCCCGCACGGCGACAGCTATGAGTTGATGCCGACGACGATCGATCTCGGCCGCGGCAGCCGCGCGCGCATCGCGGGGCGCTTTGGCGAGGGGATCATGCTCCAGAGCCGGCTCGACCGCGCGAACATGGCCGTCGTCAATGCGATCTATCCCGGCCTCGGCCTCGGCGGGCGCGCGACCGGCAGCATCGATTTCGCGCAGGCCAACGCCGATGCCTTTCCGCGCGCCGACGCGCGGCTGACGATCACCGACTTCACGCGCACCACCGCCGCGACGGTCAGCCAGCCGGTCGATATCAATTTCGCGGGCAAGCTGTTGAGCGATGGCGGTGAGGCGCGCGCCGTGGTCCGCAAGCGCGGCAGCGTGATCGGGCGATTGCAGGCTTCGCTGCGCCCGCTCGGGCCGGGGGCGGGCGATTGGACCGAACGGTTGCGCGCCGCACCGCTCAGCGGCGGGCTGCGTTACAATGGCCCCGCCGACACGCTCTATTCCTTCGCCGGCCCCGCCAATCAGGGGATATCGGGGCCGATCGCGGTCGCCGCCGATTTCAGCTGTCAGCTCAGCGATCCGTGCCTTAACGGCGTGATCCGCGGCAATGGCATGACTTATGAGAATCAGGCCTTTGGCACGCGGCTGACGAATATGGTCGTCAACGGGCGTTTTGCGGGCAATCGGTTGGAGATCGAGAAACTCACCGCGACCGCGGGCGACGGCAGCGTGCAGGCGACGGGCTATGTCAGCCTGTCGCAGGCCGACGGCTATCCGATGAACCTCACCGCGACGCTCGACAATGCGCGGCTCGCGCGGAGCGAGAATATCGCGGCGCGCGCGACGGGCACGCTGACGCTCGAAAAGGTCGCGGGGCAGGCCGCGCTGCTGTCGGGCGACCTCAAGCTGCCCGAAACGCGCTATCGCATCGTGCGCGAAGGCGCGGCGGCGGTGCCGGTGCTGACCGGCGTGCGGCGCAAGGCGCCGACGGGACGGCGGCGGATCAGCGGCGACGGGCTCGCGGCGGTCGGCGGCAGCCTGTTCGACCTGATCCGCCTCGATATCCGCTTGCGCGCGGGCGACCAGATCCATGTCACCGGCATGGGCCTCGAGTCCGAATGGCAGGCCGACGTCCAGCTCAAGGGCACGACGCTCGATCCGCGCGTCACCGGGCAGATCGACCTCGTGCGCGGAACGCTGAGTTTTGCGGGGCGGTCGTTCGATCTGGAGGAAGGGCGGGTGACCTTCCCGACCGGCGATGCCTATGATCCGGCGCTGCAATTGCTCGCGAGCGACACTTTCGACAATGTGACGGTGTCGGTGAATGTGTCGGGCCGTGCGAGCAACCCGCAGGTCAGTTTCTCGAGCGTACCGGGTTTGCCGCAGGACGAAATCGTCTCGCGCATCCTGTTCGGCGATTCGATCACCTCGCTGTCGCCGCTCCAGGCGGTGCAGCTTGCCGCCTCGCTCAACACGCTGAGCAGCGGCGGCGGCGGTCTGAACCCGCTCGGCGCCTTGCAATCGGCGGCCGGGATCGACCGCCTGCGCGTCCTTGGTCCCGACGACACGACGGGCCGCGGCACCGCGCTGGCTGCGGGGCAATATATCACTAAGGATATCTATCTGGAGGTGATCACCGATGCGCGTGGCTATACCGCGACCCAACTCGAGATCAGCCTGACGCGCGCGCTGTCGCTGCTCAGCCAGGCGGGCGGATCGGGCCAGACCAATTTCAGCATCCGCTATCGCAAGGATTATTGA